In the genome of Acidobacteriota bacterium, one region contains:
- a CDS encoding phosphoribosyltransferase — MRFQNREEAARLLAQRLGEYRERHPLVLGIPRGGVPMARIVAEHLRADLDVVLVHKLSAPFQPELALGSVDDAGHVYLGPFAASMGLDGEALEEEKRAQMATLAARRQTYAPVQPRLSRKGRVVILVDDGLATGATAIAAARAVRAEGAAVVVVAAAVAPPTTVRLLEREADAVVCLDTPEEFDAVGQFFVDFSQVTDDEVLRHLKEHAAGTLAQPH, encoded by the coding sequence ATGCGGTTCCAGAATCGAGAAGAAGCGGCGCGGCTCCTGGCCCAGCGCCTGGGCGAATATCGTGAGCGGCACCCGCTGGTGCTCGGCATCCCGCGTGGCGGCGTCCCCATGGCCCGGATCGTGGCCGAGCATCTGCGCGCCGACCTCGACGTCGTGCTCGTGCACAAGCTCAGCGCGCCCTTTCAGCCAGAACTGGCGCTCGGATCCGTGGACGACGCCGGGCACGTCTATCTGGGGCCGTTCGCCGCCTCGATGGGCCTGGACGGCGAAGCGCTCGAAGAGGAGAAGCGCGCGCAGATGGCCACGCTGGCGGCGCGCCGCCAGACCTACGCGCCGGTTCAGCCGCGTCTCAGCCGCAAGGGCCGCGTCGTGATTCTCGTCGACGACGGGCTGGCGACCGGGGCGACGGCGATCGCGGCCGCGAGAGCTGTCCGGGCCGAAGGCGCCGCCGTCGTCGTGGTGGCGGCGGCCGTGGCACCACCCACGACCGTGCGACTCCTCGAGCGGGAAGCGGATGCGGTCGTGTGCCTCGACACGCCGGAAGAGTTCGACGCCGTCGGACAGTTCTTCGTGGATTTCTCTCAGGTGACCGACGACGAGGTGCTGCGTCATTTGAAAGAGCACGCCGCCGGCACGCTCGCCCAACCTCACTGA
- a CDS encoding CBS domain-containing protein codes for MTVGEICTSFVVTARPDEIVAEAARRMRNEHVGDVVVVDGEGRPIGMLTDRDIVVSAVAQSSDKLDVLLIGDVMSQPPVTARATETVDEALKKMRARGIRRLPVVSADGRLEGLVSLDDVLRWTADRLHDAVGLVAHQQRRERQVRKG; via the coding sequence ATGACGGTCGGCGAGATCTGCACGAGTTTCGTGGTCACGGCGCGTCCGGACGAGATCGTCGCCGAGGCGGCACGCCGGATGCGGAACGAACACGTCGGCGATGTGGTCGTGGTCGATGGCGAAGGGCGCCCGATCGGCATGCTGACGGACCGGGATATCGTCGTCAGCGCCGTCGCACAGAGCTCAGACAAGCTCGACGTGCTGCTCATCGGCGACGTGATGAGCCAGCCGCCCGTCACGGCCCGGGCCACCGAGACGGTGGACGAAGCCCTCAAGAAGATGCGGGCACGCGGCATTCGACGGCTGCCTGTGGTCTCGGCGGATGGCCGGCTGGAAGGGCTCGTGTCGCTCGACGACGTCCTCCGATGGACGGCCGATCGGCTCCACGACGCCGTCGGCCTCGTGGCGCACCAACAACGGCGCGAGCGGCAGGTCCGAAAAGGCTGA
- a CDS encoding beta-N-acetylhexosaminidase, producing MSRPHATSGGHVIRLLLVSLCCVAIVSCGRGREEAAPAAAAHALVPLPETVEWPAGDGFLLTGATTISVPSGNERAAWIGRYLSELVGLAAGDAPPAVNAGSAASTGVIQLRLASPAVPGSEAYELTVSSERIVVAAGDPAGLFYGVQTLRQLMPGWIDHEAVRADENRPIRIPAARIVDRPRFASRGAMLDVARHFFSVDEVERYIDLAALYKFNRLHLHLSDDQGWRIEIKSWPNLAMKGGMTEVGGGPGGYYTQAQYAELAAYAADRFVTIVPEIDMPGHTNAALASYGELNCDGVARPPYTGVEVGFSAFCVEKDLTYKFIDDVVREIAAVTPGPCFHIGGDEVKTLTPPQYIAFIERVQKIVQAHGKQMIGWDEIAPAALLPTTLVQHWRPDGASTTAVEKGAKVIISVASRAYLDMKYDEATAIGQDWAARIAVRDAYDWDPATVAAGVPAAAIIGVEAPIWTETLATIADVEFMAFPRLAAIAEVAWTPQASRRWDDFARRLGAQAPRWAALGVNFYRAPEIPWSR from the coding sequence ATGAGCCGTCCGCATGCGACGTCCGGAGGCCACGTGATCCGTTTGCTCCTCGTCTCGTTGTGCTGTGTCGCCATCGTGTCCTGCGGGCGCGGCCGTGAGGAGGCGGCGCCGGCTGCTGCCGCGCACGCGCTCGTCCCGCTGCCCGAGACCGTGGAATGGCCGGCGGGCGACGGGTTCCTGCTCACCGGCGCGACCACGATCAGCGTGCCGTCAGGCAACGAGCGCGCTGCATGGATCGGCCGGTACCTTTCGGAGCTCGTCGGTCTTGCGGCCGGTGACGCGCCGCCCGCGGTGAACGCCGGCAGCGCGGCGTCGACCGGCGTCATCCAACTGCGGCTGGCCAGCCCGGCCGTGCCGGGCAGCGAGGCCTACGAGCTGACGGTCTCGTCCGAGCGCATCGTCGTCGCGGCGGGCGATCCCGCCGGCCTCTTCTACGGTGTCCAGACGCTGCGTCAACTGATGCCGGGCTGGATCGATCACGAGGCCGTGCGCGCCGACGAGAACCGGCCGATCCGCATTCCCGCGGCGCGGATCGTCGACCGCCCGCGCTTTGCGTCACGCGGCGCGATGCTCGACGTGGCCCGGCACTTCTTCAGCGTCGACGAGGTCGAGCGCTACATCGATCTCGCTGCGCTCTACAAGTTCAACCGCCTGCACCTGCACCTCTCCGACGACCAGGGCTGGCGGATCGAGATCAAATCGTGGCCCAACCTCGCGATGAAAGGCGGCATGACGGAGGTCGGCGGAGGCCCGGGCGGGTACTACACGCAGGCGCAGTACGCGGAACTGGCTGCGTATGCGGCCGATCGGTTCGTGACGATCGTGCCCGAGATCGACATGCCGGGCCATACGAACGCCGCGCTGGCCTCGTACGGCGAGCTGAACTGCGATGGCGTGGCGCGGCCGCCGTACACCGGCGTCGAGGTCGGGTTCAGCGCCTTCTGCGTCGAGAAAGACCTCACCTACAAGTTCATCGACGATGTCGTCCGCGAGATCGCGGCGGTGACGCCGGGCCCGTGCTTCCACATCGGCGGCGACGAGGTGAAGACGCTGACGCCGCCGCAGTACATCGCGTTCATCGAACGCGTCCAGAAGATCGTGCAGGCGCACGGCAAGCAGATGATCGGCTGGGACGAGATCGCGCCGGCGGCGCTGCTTCCGACGACGCTGGTGCAGCACTGGCGGCCGGATGGCGCGTCGACGACCGCGGTCGAGAAGGGCGCCAAGGTGATCATCTCGGTGGCGAGCCGCGCGTACCTCGACATGAAGTACGACGAGGCGACAGCCATCGGTCAAGACTGGGCGGCGCGCATCGCCGTTCGCGACGCGTACGATTGGGATCCGGCGACGGTGGCCGCCGGCGTGCCTGCGGCTGCCATCATCGGCGTCGAGGCACCGATCTGGACCGAGACCCTGGCGACGATCGCGGACGTCGAGTTCATGGCGTTTCCGCGCCTCGCGGCGATTGCGGAGGTGGCGTGGACGCCGCAGGCCAGCCGCCGCTGGGACGACTTCGCCCGCCGCCTCGGCGCGCAGGCGCCGCGGTGGGCGGCGCTCGGCGTGAACTTCTACCGCGCGCCGGAGATTCCCTGGTCCAGATGA
- a CDS encoding prolipoprotein diacylglyceryl transferase, giving the protein MRDNADGTSVYPVVFRIGTFEITSFGLFVALGALAGLWVLQRELRRSGLPEAALDAAVAGLVGGFAGAKLLWTAEHVGEAPLASLLFSRGGLSWFGGFAGGLGAGLAYMRLHRVPVLPVLSAATPALAIGHALGRVGCFLVGDDYGRPTSLPWGVAFPEGLPPTTERVHPTQLYEAVVLVPLALLLLRWRRAGVSDRIVLGRYLVAVGVLRFAIEFIRVNERVLGPLTVAHVAALVTALAGVTCLVVRTSSRGRPRSSSGRSAASRAR; this is encoded by the coding sequence GTGCGGGATAATGCAGACGGCACCTCCGTGTATCCCGTCGTCTTCCGCATCGGCACGTTCGAGATCACGTCCTTCGGGTTGTTCGTCGCGCTCGGCGCACTGGCCGGGCTCTGGGTGCTGCAGCGTGAGCTCCGGCGCAGCGGATTGCCCGAGGCCGCGCTCGACGCGGCCGTCGCAGGACTCGTGGGCGGCTTCGCCGGCGCGAAGCTGCTCTGGACGGCCGAGCACGTCGGCGAGGCGCCGCTCGCCTCGCTGCTCTTCAGCCGCGGCGGCTTGAGCTGGTTCGGCGGCTTCGCCGGCGGGCTCGGCGCCGGCCTGGCCTACATGCGCCTGCACCGGGTGCCGGTGCTGCCGGTGCTCTCCGCGGCCACGCCCGCGCTGGCCATCGGCCACGCCCTCGGACGCGTGGGCTGTTTTCTCGTGGGCGACGATTACGGCCGGCCGACGAGCCTGCCGTGGGGCGTCGCGTTTCCCGAGGGGCTGCCGCCGACGACTGAACGCGTCCACCCGACGCAGTTGTACGAAGCGGTCGTGCTGGTCCCGCTCGCGCTGCTGCTCCTGCGCTGGCGGCGGGCTGGCGTGTCGGATCGGATCGTCCTCGGGCGCTACCTCGTCGCTGTCGGCGTCCTTCGCTTCGCCATCGAGTTCATTCGGGTCAACGAGCGCGTGCTCGGCCCGCTGACCGTCGCACACGTCGCGGCGCTCGTGACCGCGCTGGCGGGTGTGACGTGTCTCGTCGTGCGAACCTCGTCTCGCGGGCGGCCGCGTTCCTCGTCGGGGCGATCCGCGGCGTCGCGCGCCCGCTGA
- a CDS encoding PEGA domain-containing protein translates to MSVHRGFYYHPYFGFYYGPYYGPFYPYPGPFAGQARYAVSALRTRVKPVDTEVYVNGYYAGLVDDFDGVFQRLYLPAGEHEVTFRLDGYETWRERLYLQPGDTRDVVHVMRRLRAGEAAAPLAAPRAVPESWTTPSAESGDRPASPFGILTLRVTPADAHVVIDGEVWLDLDGRSELVVHVPAGAHQLEVRREGYQAFKTGIELSEGAATKLDVTLQAR, encoded by the coding sequence GTGAGCGTCCACCGGGGCTTCTACTACCACCCGTATTTCGGGTTCTACTACGGCCCGTACTACGGTCCGTTCTATCCGTACCCCGGCCCGTTCGCCGGCCAGGCGCGGTACGCGGTGAGCGCGTTGAGGACGCGCGTGAAGCCTGTCGACACGGAGGTGTACGTGAACGGCTACTACGCCGGCCTCGTCGACGACTTCGACGGCGTCTTCCAGCGGCTCTATCTCCCTGCGGGCGAGCACGAGGTCACGTTCCGCCTCGACGGCTACGAAACCTGGCGCGAGCGGCTCTACCTGCAGCCGGGCGACACGCGCGACGTCGTGCACGTCATGCGCCGGCTGAGAGCCGGCGAGGCCGCGGCACCGCTCGCGGCACCGCGAGCGGTGCCGGAGAGCTGGACGACGCCCTCAGCCGAATCGGGCGATCGCCCCGCATCACCGTTTGGGATCCTGACGCTGCGCGTGACGCCGGCCGACGCGCACGTGGTCATCGACGGCGAGGTCTGGCTGGACCTCGACGGCCGGTCCGAGCTCGTCGTGCACGTTCCGGCCGGTGCGCATCAACTCGAAGTCCGCCGCGAGGGCTACCAGGCGTTCAAGACGGGCATCGAGCTGTCCGAAGGCGCGGCCACGAAGCTCGACGTGACGCTGCAGGCCCGCTGA
- a CDS encoding histidine phosphatase family protein, translating into MVRSFRQVVRALGSQAAVALAIAAGVSAAGAQAPAATIVVLVRHAERAALPADDPPISDIGEVRARALAAALADAHVTTVITSSRRRTTDTARPLLEARHLAPEIVGVAEGLDVQVANVAAAVRRQPGGLVLVVGHSNTVPAIVHALGGPRLPDLCDNEYATMFVMELASQPGAASRLIRTHYGTPDPPGAGACAPAPHAQVAPSTAGAGPK; encoded by the coding sequence ATGGTCCGTTCGTTTCGGCAGGTCGTCCGCGCGCTTGGGTCGCAAGCGGCCGTGGCGCTCGCGATCGCGGCGGGGGTGTCGGCCGCGGGCGCTCAGGCGCCCGCCGCCACGATCGTCGTGCTGGTGCGCCACGCGGAGCGCGCGGCGCTGCCCGCCGACGATCCGCCGATCAGCGACATCGGAGAGGTGCGAGCGCGGGCGCTCGCGGCCGCGCTCGCCGACGCGCACGTGACGACCGTCATCACCTCGTCCCGCCGGCGGACCACCGATACCGCGCGCCCGCTGCTGGAGGCGCGGCATCTGGCGCCGGAGATCGTCGGCGTCGCCGAGGGTCTCGACGTTCAGGTCGCGAATGTGGCGGCCGCCGTCCGCCGCCAGCCTGGCGGGCTCGTGCTCGTCGTGGGACACAGCAACACGGTGCCGGCGATCGTGCACGCGCTGGGAGGCCCCAGGCTGCCCGATCTTTGCGACAACGAGTACGCGACGATGTTCGTGATGGAACTGGCCAGCCAGCCGGGCGCGGCGTCCCGCCTCATCCGCACGCACTACGGCACACCCGACCCGCCGGGCGCCGGCGCCTGCGCGCCGGCGCCGCACGCGCAGGTTGCACCATCCACCGCTGGCGCGGGCCCCAAATGA
- a CDS encoding alkaline phosphatase family protein — MARSPASAAEPRSSRTDGRAARRSPIRRGVALLVLAALAGWTALGAQSDRETARRRFAIFVVDGLRPDAITPGITPTLARLRDEGVEYANSHSVFPTVTRLNAATLSTGTYPSRHGIVGNSMFVASVDVRTPFDTGDYRRLLALDATAGRVVTTETLGELLRRHGRTLVTVSSGSTGNGFLLNPEARHGAGVVIHGLFERGTTAAYPPAVSDAVLTRFGAPPPDPDDLGQMRWTDTVLRELVLPDLRPDVVIDWLGPLDSAQHADGVGSPAAISALREIDASIGHTLAVLASRGELAVTNVIVTSDHGFARHADGVDAVGALVAAGLKADRTSTDVIVASQSESLLVHVAGHDRARIAAIVGWLQRAPWADVIFTAGGRNGEGGVPGTFSFDVLQIAHPTRAPDVIVSLPWSDAPNAFGVPGSHTIASAATGPVAGGASGHGGLSPWVVRNTFIAAGPDFKRRARIDAPVSLADVAPTILQVFGLSTAVPGPAAGRGRVLRELLHDGPMPRATRRTIRTASGAYRAELDLSAIDGHEYVDAGRRLRPVDRP, encoded by the coding sequence ATGGCACGTTCACCAGCCTCGGCCGCCGAGCCTCGTTCGTCGCGCACGGATGGACGCGCAGCACGCCGCTCGCCGATCCGGCGCGGCGTCGCGTTGCTCGTGCTGGCGGCGCTTGCCGGCTGGACCGCCCTGGGCGCCCAGTCGGACCGCGAGACGGCTCGCCGGCGCTTCGCGATCTTCGTCGTCGACGGGCTGCGGCCGGACGCCATCACGCCGGGCATCACGCCCACGCTCGCGAGGTTGCGCGACGAGGGCGTCGAGTACGCCAACAGCCACTCCGTGTTCCCCACCGTCACGCGGCTGAACGCGGCGACGCTGTCGACCGGCACGTACCCGTCTCGTCACGGGATCGTCGGCAACAGCATGTTCGTCGCGAGCGTCGACGTGCGCACGCCGTTCGACACCGGCGACTATCGCCGACTGCTGGCGCTCGATGCAACCGCCGGGCGCGTCGTCACGACCGAGACGCTCGGCGAACTTTTGCGGCGCCACGGCCGCACGCTCGTGACCGTCAGTTCCGGATCGACCGGCAACGGCTTCCTGCTCAATCCGGAGGCGCGGCACGGAGCCGGCGTGGTGATTCACGGGTTGTTCGAGCGCGGCACGACGGCCGCCTATCCGCCGGCCGTGAGCGACGCCGTCCTCACACGCTTCGGCGCGCCACCGCCCGATCCGGACGACCTCGGGCAGATGCGGTGGACCGACACGGTGCTGCGCGAGCTCGTGCTGCCGGATCTCCGTCCGGACGTCGTCATCGACTGGCTGGGGCCGCTCGACTCCGCGCAGCACGCCGACGGCGTCGGCTCGCCGGCGGCGATCTCGGCGCTCAGGGAGATCGACGCGAGCATCGGCCACACGCTGGCGGTGCTCGCGTCGCGCGGCGAGCTGGCCGTGACCAACGTGATCGTCACCTCGGACCACGGGTTCGCGCGTCATGCCGACGGCGTCGACGCCGTCGGCGCGCTCGTCGCTGCGGGCCTGAAAGCCGACCGCACGTCCACCGACGTCATCGTCGCCAGCCAGAGCGAGTCGCTGCTCGTTCACGTGGCCGGGCACGACCGCGCGCGGATCGCCGCGATCGTCGGCTGGCTGCAGCGCGCGCCGTGGGCCGACGTGATCTTCACGGCGGGCGGGCGCAATGGCGAGGGCGGCGTGCCGGGCACGTTTTCGTTCGACGTGCTGCAGATCGCGCACCCCACGCGCGCCCCGGACGTCATCGTCTCGCTGCCGTGGTCGGACGCGCCGAACGCCTTCGGCGTGCCGGGCAGCCACACGATCGCCAGCGCGGCGACCGGCCCGGTCGCCGGCGGCGCCAGCGGACACGGCGGCCTCTCGCCGTGGGTCGTCCGCAACACGTTCATCGCGGCAGGGCCGGACTTCAAACGGCGTGCGCGTATCGACGCGCCGGTCTCGCTCGCCGACGTCGCCCCGACCATCCTGCAGGTCTTCGGCCTCTCGACCGCCGTGCCGGGCCCGGCCGCCGGACGCGGACGCGTGCTGCGTGAGCTGCTGCACGATGGACCGATGCCGCGCGCGACCCGCCGGACGATCCGCACGGCGTCGGGCGCCTATCGAGCGGAACTGGATCTGTCGGCGATCGACGGCCACGAGTACGTCGATGCCGGACGGCGGCTACGGCCGGTTGACCGGCCGTGA
- a CDS encoding heavy metal translocating P-type ATPase yields the protein MATPSSTSAPPDEVVDPVCGMTISPADAVGHLEFEGRTYYFCAESCLERFGEDPRAFLDPGPPAPVSAEDAAREYTCPMDPEICQLGPGPCPKCGMALEPVEAAPLTRTEWTCPMHPDIVRDAPGACPVCGMALEPRTVSVDERNPELDDMTRRFWTSLAFTAPLLAFMIADLLPGQPVVHALPHGSRNWIQLVCAAPVVIWGGRPFFERAWTSVRNRSLNMFTLIALGVGAAFGDSVVATVAPGAFPASVRVMGEVPTYFEPAAVIVVLVLLGQVLELRARSRTSAAIRGLLSLAPPVAHRLDAAGHEAPIPLADVRVGDRLRVRPGERVPVDGVVVDGVTTVDESMLTGEPVPVEKPAGAKVTGGTVNGTGSVVMMAERVGRDTLLARIVRLVTEAQRSRAPIQRLADTVSAWFVPAVIAASAATFVVWLVVGPAPQLSHALVNAVAVLIIACPCALGLATPMSIMVGTGRGAEAGVLVRRAEALEVMEQVTVVVVDKTGTLTEGRPSLATIVAVTGRDDELLQRVASLEHASEHPLAGAIVRAARERGLALADVREFESITGRGVAGIVDGRQVLAGNLALFEERSVSMAALVPMGEARRREGETVMFVAIDGTPAGFVGVADPIKSTAREAVDALHREGVRVMMLTGDNRTTAEAVARQLGIDEIEADVLPERKAAVVRRLQEQGAKVAMAGDGINDAPALAQADVGIAMGTGTDVAMESAAVTLVRGDIRGIVRARRLSRATLRNIRQNLFFAFVYNVIGVPVAAGVLYPVVGLLLSPMIASVAMTFSSVCVITNALRLRRVSL from the coding sequence ATGGCGACCCCTTCGTCGACCAGCGCGCCGCCCGACGAGGTCGTCGATCCCGTGTGCGGGATGACGATCTCGCCGGCCGACGCCGTCGGCCATCTCGAGTTCGAGGGCCGCACCTACTACTTCTGCGCCGAGAGCTGCCTCGAGCGGTTCGGCGAGGACCCCCGCGCGTTTCTCGACCCCGGCCCGCCCGCGCCGGTGAGCGCCGAGGACGCGGCCCGCGAGTACACCTGCCCGATGGATCCGGAGATCTGCCAGCTCGGGCCTGGCCCCTGTCCGAAGTGCGGCATGGCGCTCGAGCCGGTCGAGGCGGCGCCGCTCACGAGGACGGAGTGGACGTGCCCGATGCACCCGGACATCGTCCGCGACGCGCCTGGTGCCTGCCCGGTCTGCGGCATGGCGCTCGAGCCGCGTACCGTCTCGGTGGACGAGCGCAATCCGGAGCTCGACGACATGACGCGCCGGTTCTGGACGTCGCTGGCGTTCACGGCGCCGCTCCTCGCCTTCATGATCGCCGACCTGCTGCCGGGGCAACCCGTGGTCCATGCGCTGCCGCACGGCTCGCGCAACTGGATCCAGCTCGTGTGTGCCGCGCCGGTCGTGATCTGGGGCGGCCGGCCGTTCTTCGAGCGCGCCTGGACGTCCGTACGGAACCGCAGCCTCAACATGTTCACGTTGATCGCGCTCGGCGTCGGCGCGGCGTTCGGCGACAGCGTGGTCGCGACCGTCGCGCCGGGCGCGTTCCCGGCGTCGGTGCGCGTCATGGGCGAGGTGCCGACGTACTTCGAGCCTGCGGCGGTCATCGTCGTGCTCGTGCTGCTCGGCCAGGTCCTGGAGCTGCGCGCGCGCTCGCGCACGAGCGCGGCAATCCGCGGCCTGCTCAGCCTCGCGCCGCCCGTGGCGCACCGTCTCGACGCTGCGGGACACGAGGCGCCGATCCCGCTGGCCGACGTGCGCGTCGGCGACCGGTTGCGCGTCCGGCCTGGTGAGCGCGTGCCGGTGGACGGCGTCGTCGTCGACGGCGTGACGACGGTCGACGAATCGATGTTGACCGGCGAGCCGGTGCCGGTGGAGAAGCCCGCCGGCGCGAAGGTCACGGGCGGCACCGTCAACGGCACCGGCAGCGTCGTGATGATGGCCGAACGCGTGGGGCGCGACACGCTGCTCGCGCGGATCGTGCGCCTGGTCACCGAAGCGCAGCGATCGCGCGCCCCGATCCAGCGCCTGGCCGACACGGTCTCCGCGTGGTTCGTGCCGGCGGTCATCGCGGCGTCGGCGGCGACGTTCGTCGTGTGGCTCGTCGTGGGGCCCGCTCCGCAGTTGTCGCACGCGCTCGTCAACGCCGTTGCCGTGCTCATCATCGCGTGCCCGTGCGCGCTGGGGCTCGCCACGCCGATGTCCATCATGGTCGGCACCGGGCGGGGCGCCGAAGCGGGCGTGCTGGTCCGTCGCGCCGAAGCGCTCGAGGTCATGGAGCAGGTGACGGTCGTCGTCGTCGACAAGACCGGCACGCTCACGGAGGGCCGGCCGTCGCTCGCGACGATCGTCGCGGTCACGGGCCGCGACGACGAGTTGCTGCAGCGTGTGGCGAGCCTCGAGCATGCGAGCGAGCATCCGCTGGCCGGCGCGATCGTCCGCGCCGCGCGCGAGCGAGGCCTGGCGCTCGCCGACGTCCGCGAGTTCGAGTCGATCACGGGACGGGGTGTCGCCGGCATCGTGGACGGCCGGCAGGTGCTGGCGGGCAACCTCGCGCTCTTCGAGGAGCGATCCGTGTCGATGGCCGCGCTCGTCCCGATGGGCGAAGCGCGCCGGCGCGAGGGCGAGACGGTGATGTTCGTCGCCATCGACGGCACGCCGGCCGGATTCGTCGGCGTGGCGGATCCGATCAAGTCCACGGCCCGCGAGGCCGTCGACGCGCTTCACCGCGAGGGCGTGCGCGTCATGATGCTGACGGGCGACAACAGGACCACGGCGGAGGCGGTGGCGCGGCAGCTCGGCATCGACGAGATCGAGGCCGACGTGCTGCCGGAGCGCAAAGCCGCCGTCGTGAGGCGGCTTCAGGAGCAGGGCGCGAAGGTCGCGATGGCCGGCGACGGCATCAATGACGCGCCGGCGCTCGCGCAGGCCGACGTCGGCATCGCGATGGGCACCGGCACCGACGTCGCCATGGAGAGCGCCGCCGTCACGCTCGTCCGCGGCGACATCCGCGGGATCGTTCGCGCGCGGCGCCTCAGCCGCGCGACGCTGCGCAACATCCGCCAGAACCTCTTCTTCGCGTTCGTCTACAACGTGATCGGCGTGCCGGTGGCGGCCGGTGTGCTCTATCCGGTCGTCGGCCTGCTCCTCAGCCCGATGATCGCGAGCGTGGCGATGACGTTCAGCTCCGTGTGCGTGATCACGAACGCTCTGCGCCTGCGGCGCGTCAGCCTCTGA
- a CDS encoding YHS domain-containing protein yields MEKDPVCGMMVDPAKAAGSSVYNGKTYYFCAKVCKTKFDANPQQYVK; encoded by the coding sequence ATGGAGAAAGACCCGGTGTGCGGCATGATGGTCGATCCGGCCAAGGCGGCCGGCAGCAGCGTGTACAACGGCAAGACCTATTACTTCTGCGCGAAGGTGTGCAAGACGAAGTTCGACGCGAACCCGCAGCAGTACGTGAAGTGA